One region of Zingiber officinale cultivar Zhangliang chromosome 7B, Zo_v1.1, whole genome shotgun sequence genomic DNA includes:
- the LOC122005664 gene encoding uncharacterized protein LOC122005664 isoform X2, translating to MTFLHPSRPEADCPSPIADAASQYHLSSSGSFIVQLQIWIWLWLAIKLQLRCSLANHSSGHFSSSKLPRSRVNGCAIGFGILVGDTSRRDIIYHNRQIKVADCHQYRGDVVRFLSSGDSFWDTGKEKI from the exons ATGACCTTCCTTCATCCATCGCGACCTGAAGCTGACTGTCCGAGCCCTATCGCTGATGCCGCTAGCCAATAT CATCTCAGTAGCTCAGGATCCTTCATTGTGCAGCTACAGATCTGGATTTGG TTGTGGTTAGCCATTAAGCTCCAACTGCGCTGTTCGTTAGCGAACCACAGCTCCGGCCACTTTTCCAGTAGCAAGCTTCCTCGGTCACGGGTCAACGGCTGCGcaattggatttgg gatactaGTCGGAGACACATCTCGACGTGACATTATTTATCACAATCGACAAATAAAG gtagcag attgtcaccaatacaggggagatgttgtcagaTTTTTGTCTAGCGGAGACTCCTTTTGGG atacaggaaaggaaaagatatag
- the LOC122005664 gene encoding uncharacterized protein LOC122005664 isoform X1 yields MTFLHPSRPEADCPSPIADAASQYHLSSSGSFIVQLQIWIWLWLAIKLQLRCSLANHSSGHFSSSKLPRSRVNGCAIGFGILVGDTSRRDIIYHNRQIKIKERKRYSKEGDKVVRIVCDARTMERSGDLSRMY; encoded by the exons ATGACCTTCCTTCATCCATCGCGACCTGAAGCTGACTGTCCGAGCCCTATCGCTGATGCCGCTAGCCAATAT CATCTCAGTAGCTCAGGATCCTTCATTGTGCAGCTACAGATCTGGATTTGG TTGTGGTTAGCCATTAAGCTCCAACTGCGCTGTTCGTTAGCGAACCACAGCTCCGGCCACTTTTCCAGTAGCAAGCTTCCTCGGTCACGGGTCAACGGCTGCGcaattggatttgg gatactaGTCGGAGACACATCTCGACGTGACATTATTTATCACAATCGACAAATAAAG ataaaggaaaggaaaagatatagcaaggaaggcgacaaggtggtgcggatagtgtgtgatgccaggactatggagagatctggggATTTGTCAAGAATGTATTAA